CCCAAGATCGTGCAGAACCCTTACGAGTTCGCGCCGCCGCTCACGCTGGTGACGCCGCGGCGGTTCTGGGCCCAGCAATCCTCGGTCGATTCCGAGCACACCGGGTGTTCCTTGCCGTAGGACACGGTTTCGACCCGCCCGGCGGACACGCCGAGGCTGACGAGATATTCCTTCACGGCATTGGCGCGGCGGGCGCCGAGCGCGATGTTGTATTCGCGCGTACCGCGCTCGTCGCAATCGCCTTCGACCGTGACGCGGACCGAGGGATATTTCTGCAGCCAGGTCGCCTGGCGCTGCAGCGTGGTCTTGTCGTTGTCCTCGATATTGTAGGCATTGTAGGCGAAATGCACGGTGTCTCCGACATTGACGCGGAGGTCTTCGGCGCTGCCGGGCACGATGGTCGAAGTCGGCGCCGACGTCGTCGGTTCGCT
The nucleotide sequence above comes from Rhizomicrobium sp.. Encoded proteins:
- the pal gene encoding peptidoglycan-associated lipoprotein Pal yields the protein MTKLSVGVAAVSVALLLAGCSSTPKPVNDAPPPVASEPTTSAPTSTIVPGSAEDLRVNVGDTVHFAYNAYNIEDNDKTTLQRQATWLQKYPSVRVTVEGDCDERGTREYNIALGARRANAVKEYLVSLGVSAGRVETVSYGKEHPVCSESTEDCWAQNRRGVTSVSGGANS